From the genome of Dehalobacter sp., one region includes:
- the rmuC gene encoding DNA recombination protein RmuC, with protein MDLVSGIFIIIAFIVGFFIATSLFWAFIKKKDQEIKALAGELKTESEQKAAAIEKSNNVTRLENEVKEKIDYISTLERENSSLKTKIETEDEKLTQVNNAKQLLIEAFKALSADALRSNNQEFLVLAKSTLDAYQVSAKGDLELKQKAIDDLVKPIKDSLGKIDEKISQDVENRRVLNASLSEQIRSLASSESQLLTETANLAKALRKPTVRGQWGEVQLKRTVELSGMVKHCDFNEQVPIRNVDCDLRPDLIVYLPNNKSIIVDSKTPLSAYLEAIEAKDEDEKVMKLDEHASQVKTHVNQLSSKSYWNQLECTPEFVVMFLPGESIFSAALERDPTLIEYGVNNHVIIATPTTLIALLKAVAYGWKQEDIAKNSKEISELGKDLYSKLRIFSDHLIKVGKNLDKAVESYNDAIGSLEMRLLSTARKFKDLEVSVEKEIEETKQIDHRTRVIQSEELIADGGDSNLKKDLSKKD; from the coding sequence ATGGATTTGGTATCAGGCATCTTCATAATAATTGCATTTATTGTTGGCTTTTTTATTGCTACTTCATTATTTTGGGCTTTTATTAAGAAAAAAGATCAAGAAATTAAAGCTCTTGCCGGAGAACTAAAAACTGAGTCAGAGCAAAAAGCTGCTGCTATTGAAAAAAGTAACAATGTAACAAGACTAGAAAATGAAGTAAAGGAAAAAATTGATTATATTTCTACTCTGGAAAGAGAAAATTCGTCTCTAAAGACTAAGATAGAAACCGAAGATGAGAAGCTTACTCAGGTCAATAATGCTAAACAACTGCTCATCGAAGCATTCAAAGCACTATCTGCTGACGCGTTAAGAAGTAATAACCAAGAATTTTTAGTTCTAGCTAAATCTACATTAGATGCTTATCAAGTTAGTGCAAAAGGTGATCTTGAACTAAAGCAGAAGGCGATTGATGATCTCGTAAAACCAATAAAAGACTCTTTGGGTAAGATCGATGAAAAAATTAGCCAAGATGTTGAAAATCGAAGAGTGTTAAATGCTAGTTTATCTGAGCAAATTAGATCTCTGGCATCTTCTGAGTCGCAACTATTAACTGAGACAGCAAATCTAGCAAAAGCCTTACGTAAACCTACAGTTAGAGGTCAATGGGGTGAAGTACAGTTAAAACGTACTGTGGAATTGTCGGGAATGGTAAAACATTGTGATTTTAACGAGCAAGTCCCTATTAGAAATGTTGATTGTGATTTAAGGCCGGATTTAATTGTATATCTACCGAATAATAAAAGCATTATCGTTGATTCAAAAACCCCTTTATCTGCATATTTAGAAGCTATTGAAGCTAAAGATGAAGATGAAAAAGTTATGAAATTGGACGAACATGCTAGCCAAGTTAAAACTCATGTTAACCAGCTCAGTAGCAAATCCTATTGGAACCAGTTGGAATGTACCCCAGAGTTTGTTGTGATGTTTCTCCCTGGAGAATCAATTTTTAGTGCTGCACTTGAGAGAGATCCAACACTCATTGAATATGGTGTTAATAATCATGTCATTATCGCTACACCTACTACACTGATTGCTTTACTTAAAGCAGTTGCATATGGCTGGAAGCAAGAGGATATTGCCAAGAATTCAAAAGAAATAAGTGAACTCGGAAAGGACCTCTATAGTAAGCTTAGGATTTTTAGTGATCATCTTATCAAAGTGGGAAAAAACTTGGATAAAGCTGTTGAATCCTATAATGATGCTATTGGTTCTCTTGAAATGCGTTTATTGAGTACTGCAAGGAAGTTTAAAGATTTGGAAGTATCAGTCGAAAAAGAGATCGAAGAAACGAAACAAATTGATCATAGAACACGCGTTATCCAAAGTGAGGAATTAATTGCTGATGGTGGCGACTCTAATTTAAAAAAGGATTTATCTAAAAAGGATTGA